From the genome of Pseudomonas sp. TMP9, one region includes:
- a CDS encoding SdiA-regulated domain-containing protein — translation MRNPVTVKRLLLSVIVLALLLLGVLAQEHRLFERAWFNVQQWQQPGKGQKASLLLSDYQVDIEAKVIVGVDDDVSALTYDPDRNSLFTVTNQKAQLIELSLDGEIVRRINLHGFGDAEAVEYISSGLYVITDERRQRLIKVKVDDSTTDVYAEQSQQLSLSLGLKGNKGFEGLAYDSEGQRLFVAKERDPIRIYEIHGFPHRDPDQPFAVHVVDNKQRDAGLFVRDLSSLQFDERSGHLLALSDESRLVLELDIDGKPISSLSLLGGRNGLKRSVPQGEGIATDSQGVLYLVSEPNLFYRFSKPAQL, via the coding sequence ATGCGAAACCCTGTCACCGTTAAACGTCTGTTGCTGAGCGTTATCGTCCTGGCGCTTTTGCTGCTGGGTGTGTTGGCTCAGGAGCACCGGTTGTTCGAGCGTGCGTGGTTCAATGTGCAGCAGTGGCAACAACCGGGTAAGGGGCAGAAGGCGTCCCTGCTGCTATCGGATTATCAGGTTGATATTGAGGCCAAGGTGATCGTTGGCGTGGACGATGATGTCTCGGCGCTGACCTATGATCCAGATCGGAACAGCCTGTTTACCGTAACCAACCAGAAGGCGCAGCTGATTGAACTGTCGCTGGATGGCGAGATCGTGCGGCGCATTAACCTGCACGGCTTTGGTGATGCCGAGGCAGTCGAGTACATCAGCTCCGGTCTGTATGTCATCACCGATGAACGTCGCCAGCGGTTGATCAAGGTGAAGGTGGATGACAGCACCACCGACGTGTATGCCGAGCAGTCTCAGCAATTGTCGTTGAGCCTTGGCCTAAAGGGTAATAAAGGCTTCGAAGGGCTGGCGTATGACTCAGAAGGGCAGCGCTTGTTTGTCGCTAAGGAGCGCGACCCCATCCGCATCTACGAGATCCACGGCTTTCCCCATCGCGACCCCGACCAGCCGTTTGCGGTACATGTGGTGGACAACAAGCAGCGCGATGCTGGGCTTTTTGTGCGTGATTTATCCAGCCTGCAGTTCGATGAGCGCAGCGGGCATTTGCTGGCGCTGTCCGATGAATCGCGGCTGGTGTTGGAATTGGATATTGACGGTAAGCCGATCAGCAGCCTCTCTTTATTAGGGGGCCGAAATGGCCTTAAGCGCAGCGTGCCGCAAGGCGAAGGCATCGCCACGGACAGCCAAGGCGTGCTCTATTTGGTCAGCGAGCCCAATCTGTTTTATCGCTTCAGCAAGCCCGCTCAGCTCTGA
- a CDS encoding gamma-glutamyl-gamma-aminobutyrate hydrolase family protein, which yields MSSNETNERIAPRKPVVLMSMGTQERKGHAYQVMTHKYITPLAELSGCIPLLAPSCCGADDLDQYLSMVDGVYLTGAGSNIDPALYGQKNKTPSKSQDKSRDLFDIPLIRAALKRGIPLFAVCRGMQEINVALGGTIHQKAYEVSGLNDHREDSNDPVAVQYGDSHTVQALAGSWFAELMGDVAFPVNSLHGQALDQLGEGIEALAFAEDGLVEAIHLPGAEQFTLAVQWHPEWQAAQNPHSVKIFQAFGEACREYAAQRHQ from the coding sequence ATGTCCAGCAACGAAACCAACGAGCGCATAGCGCCGCGTAAACCGGTGGTCCTGATGTCGATGGGCACGCAGGAGCGCAAAGGCCACGCTTATCAGGTCATGACCCACAAATACATCACGCCACTGGCTGAGCTGTCTGGCTGCATTCCGCTGCTGGCGCCGAGTTGCTGTGGCGCTGATGATCTTGACCAATACCTGTCGATGGTCGATGGCGTGTACCTGACGGGTGCAGGCAGCAACATCGACCCGGCGTTGTACGGGCAAAAAAACAAAACGCCGAGTAAAAGTCAGGATAAATCCCGTGATTTGTTCGATATTCCGCTGATTCGCGCAGCCCTTAAGCGCGGCATACCGTTGTTCGCGGTGTGCCGGGGCATGCAGGAAATTAACGTGGCGCTGGGTGGCACCATTCACCAGAAAGCCTATGAAGTGTCGGGCTTGAACGACCATCGCGAAGACTCAAATGATCCGGTGGCTGTGCAGTACGGCGACAGCCATACCGTGCAAGCGTTGGCCGGTAGCTGGTTTGCCGAGTTGATGGGCGACGTGGCGTTCCCGGTCAACTCGCTGCATGGCCAGGCGCTTGATCAGCTGGGCGAAGGCATCGAGGCCTTAGCGTTTGCTGAAGATGGTTTGGTTGAGGCGATTCACCTACCGGGTGCTGAACAGTTCACCTTGGCGGTGCAATGGCACCCGGAATGGCAGGCGGCGCAAAATCCGCATTCGGTGAAAATCTTCCAAGCCTTCGGCGAGGCGTGTCGTGAGTACGCTGCGCAACGCCATCAATAG